A stretch of the Halomonas sp. BDJS001 genome encodes the following:
- the ribF gene encoding bifunctional riboflavin kinase/FAD synthetase: MRVIRGLHNLKAAHRGCVATIGNFDGVHRGHQAILQQCREHAARWSVPLTVVVFEPQPREFFAGEQAPPRLTRLREKVRLLRDFGAEQVLVLPFNDALRSLTGREFIDQVLIDGLGVKHLVVGDDFRFGCDRRGDFALLAEVGLEQGFGVEHTRTFTVDDERVSSSRVRTLLASGNFSAAARLLGRAYSLHGRVVRDQQLGRTIGVPTANLPLMPQPLTLRGVFAVVAELDDGQRYPAVANVGFRPTVGSERPTLEVHLLDFNADLYGQRMTVFPCARLRGEVKFDGLEALKAQIERDQARARRYFAAMEGKEDYSLPLASAPLGRDTISYDSSSADDAVDTDNG, encoded by the coding sequence ATGCGCGTCATTCGAGGTCTGCACAATTTGAAAGCGGCTCATCGAGGCTGCGTTGCCACCATCGGTAATTTCGATGGTGTGCATCGCGGTCATCAAGCCATTCTGCAGCAGTGCCGTGAACATGCAGCACGCTGGAGTGTGCCGCTGACAGTGGTCGTTTTCGAGCCCCAGCCGCGGGAGTTTTTTGCCGGTGAGCAAGCGCCACCGCGGTTAACCCGGCTGCGCGAGAAGGTGCGGTTACTACGCGATTTTGGCGCCGAGCAAGTGCTGGTTCTGCCGTTTAACGATGCTCTGCGCAGCCTCACCGGTCGCGAGTTTATCGATCAGGTGTTGATTGATGGGTTAGGCGTTAAGCACTTGGTGGTGGGCGATGATTTCCGCTTTGGCTGTGATCGCCGCGGTGATTTTGCGCTGCTGGCGGAGGTCGGGCTGGAGCAGGGCTTCGGCGTCGAGCACACCCGCACCTTTACCGTGGATGACGAGCGGGTTTCCAGTTCGCGGGTGCGTACGTTGCTGGCGAGCGGTAATTTTTCTGCCGCTGCGCGTTTGCTGGGCCGCGCCTATTCGTTACATGGCCGCGTGGTGCGCGACCAGCAGTTGGGGCGCACCATTGGTGTACCGACTGCCAATTTGCCGTTGATGCCTCAACCGTTAACGCTGCGGGGTGTCTTCGCAGTAGTGGCTGAGCTAGACGATGGCCAGCGTTACCCGGCGGTGGCAAATGTGGGCTTCCGTCCCACGGTAGGGTCGGAGCGGCCAACGCTGGAGGTGCACCTGCTGGATTTTAACGCTGACCTCTACGGCCAACGCATGACTGTGTTTCCCTGCGCACGCCTGCGGGGCGAAGTGAAATTTGACGGCCTTGAAGCGCTGAAAGCGCAAATTGAGCGTGACCAGGCCCGCGCTCGCCGCTATTTTGCGGCGATGGAGGGTAAGGAAGACTACTCTCTTCCGCTGGCCTCGGCCCCGCTTGGGCGTGATACGATTTCTTATGATTCTTCTTCGGCGGATGACGCCGTCGATACTGACAACGGCTGA
- the murJ gene encoding murein biosynthesis integral membrane protein MurJ, whose protein sequence is MTAKKAPNTSLDTAIARRGLMRSGLVVSAMTMLSRVMGLARDVVVATLLGAGDGADAFFVAFKIPNFLRRLFAEGAFNQAFVPVLSEYSTQRSRKEIRALLNATAGSLTAVLALMTAVAMLCAPWLIWVFAPGFGSDPEKLALTADMLRLTFPYLLLISLTAFSGSVLNTWNRFAVPAFTPVLLNLSLIGAALFLMPLMEEPAMALAWGVLIAGAAQLVFQVPFLLRLGLMPTPWPNFAHEGVRRILKLMGPALFGVSVSQINLLLDTVLASLLAAGSVSWLYYSDRLVELPLGVFGVAIGTVILPALSKRHADQSKEHFAAMLDWAIRIVLLLGLPAALALAVLAEPLLITLFHYGAMTDNDIQMAAMSLRAYAFGLVAFMLIKVLAPGFFARQDTKTPVKVGIIAMVANMVFNILLIWPLAHAGLALATALSAFLNAGLLGYLLYKQQVLVFQPGWKRYSVQLIGGSGLMCAALYFVAPDWQAWLTFGLWQRISWVTGLVILGGSLYFAWLAALGLRVRHFKMQS, encoded by the coding sequence ATGACGGCGAAGAAAGCACCCAATACCTCCCTTGATACCGCAATAGCCCGTCGTGGGCTAATGCGCTCGGGCCTTGTGGTGAGTGCCATGACCATGCTGTCGAGGGTGATGGGGCTGGCGCGCGATGTTGTCGTTGCAACCTTGCTGGGGGCAGGGGATGGCGCCGATGCGTTCTTTGTGGCGTTTAAAATTCCCAATTTTCTGCGCCGTCTGTTTGCCGAGGGGGCCTTCAATCAAGCCTTTGTGCCGGTACTTTCAGAGTACTCCACCCAGCGCAGCCGGAAGGAGATACGCGCACTGCTGAATGCCACTGCAGGTAGCTTAACGGCGGTGCTGGCGTTGATGACCGCCGTGGCCATGTTGTGCGCGCCGTGGCTGATTTGGGTGTTTGCCCCCGGTTTTGGCAGTGACCCGGAAAAGCTGGCGCTGACCGCAGACATGCTGCGCTTAACATTTCCCTATTTATTGCTGATCTCGCTCACCGCGTTTTCTGGCAGCGTACTGAATACTTGGAACCGCTTTGCGGTACCCGCGTTTACCCCGGTGCTGCTGAATCTTTCGCTGATTGGTGCGGCGCTTTTTTTAATGCCGCTAATGGAAGAGCCCGCCATGGCGCTGGCTTGGGGTGTTCTGATCGCCGGGGCCGCCCAGTTGGTTTTTCAGGTGCCGTTTTTACTGCGCTTGGGCTTGATGCCCACACCCTGGCCTAATTTTGCCCATGAGGGCGTGCGGCGCATACTAAAGCTTATGGGGCCTGCGCTATTTGGGGTATCGGTATCGCAAATTAACCTACTGCTGGATACCGTTTTGGCGTCACTGCTGGCAGCGGGCAGCGTGTCGTGGCTCTACTACTCCGATCGTTTGGTCGAGCTACCCCTGGGCGTGTTCGGGGTGGCCATTGGGACGGTGATTCTGCCCGCGCTCTCTAAACGCCATGCCGACCAATCCAAAGAGCACTTTGCGGCGATGCTCGATTGGGCTATCCGTATTGTATTGCTGTTAGGCTTACCCGCAGCGCTGGCGCTGGCAGTATTGGCTGAGCCGCTATTGATCACGCTGTTCCATTACGGGGCGATGACCGATAACGACATCCAGATGGCCGCGATGAGCCTGCGCGCTTATGCCTTCGGTTTGGTAGCCTTCATGTTGATCAAAGTATTGGCGCCGGGCTTTTTTGCTCGCCAAGACACCAAAACCCCGGTGAAGGTAGGCATTATCGCCATGGTCGCTAATATGGTGTTTAACATACTGCTGATTTGGCCACTGGCACATGCCGGGTTGGCGTTAGCCACCGCGCTTTCTGCGTTCTTAAACGCGGGCTTGCTGGGCTACCTGCTCTATAAGCAGCAAGTATTGGTCTTTCAGCCGGGTTGGAAGCGCTATTCGGTGCAACTGATAGGTGGTAGTGGATTGATGTGTGCGGCACTCTACTTTGTAGCGCCCGACTGGCAGGCGTGGCTTACCTTTGGGCTTTGGCAGCGGATAAGCTGGGTCACTGGGTTAGTCATACTGGGCGGCTCGCTCTATTTTGCGTGGCTGGCGGCACTGGGTTTGCGCGTTCGTCATTTTAAAATGCAATCGTAA
- the rpsT gene encoding 30S ribosomal protein S20 — translation MANSKQARKRARQAENRRVLKSSQRSMVRTYIKRVVKAISTGDHAKAMEEFKAMQPVVDRIADKDVLSKKKAARLKSRLNKRIKALAA, via the coding sequence GTGGCGAACAGCAAGCAAGCTCGCAAGCGCGCCCGCCAGGCCGAGAACCGTCGTGTCCTGAAATCCAGCCAGCGCAGCATGGTTCGCACCTACATCAAGCGTGTAGTGAAAGCGATCAGCACCGGCGACCACGCCAAGGCAATGGAAGAGTTCAAGGCAATGCAACCGGTCGTTGACCGTATTGCAGACAAAGACGTGCTGTCTAAGAAGAAAGCAGCTCGCCTGAAGAGCCGTTTGAACAAGCGTATTAAGGCACTGGCGGCGTAA
- a CDS encoding amino acid ABC transporter ATP-binding protein, whose amino-acid sequence MISLQGITKHFNGHTVFQDIDLSLAQGEIIVIIGPSGTGKSTLLRCINFLERPDAGRLQVGDLSVDTQKASRADILALRRRTAFVFQNYGLFANKTALENISEGMIVVDKMPKAKAHARAREILERIGLADKADAYPASLSGGQQQRVGIGRAMAANADVILFDEPTSSLDPQWVEEVLSLMKQLAVERQTMIVVTHEMQFAREVADQVVFMDDGGIVEQAPPEELFTAPKDERTRHFLRKILAPTGQAVP is encoded by the coding sequence ATGATTTCGCTGCAAGGCATTACCAAGCATTTTAATGGCCATACGGTGTTTCAAGATATCGACTTGAGCCTTGCCCAAGGCGAGATCATTGTCATCATCGGCCCTTCCGGCACAGGTAAATCGACGCTTTTGCGGTGTATTAACTTCCTCGAACGTCCTGATGCAGGCCGTTTGCAGGTAGGGGATCTGAGTGTCGATACCCAGAAGGCCAGCCGGGCAGATATTCTCGCGCTGCGTCGGCGTACTGCGTTTGTGTTTCAGAACTACGGCTTGTTCGCTAACAAAACTGCGCTGGAGAATATCAGCGAGGGTATGATCGTGGTGGACAAAATGCCCAAAGCCAAGGCCCATGCCCGCGCTAGAGAGATTCTCGAACGCATTGGCTTGGCGGATAAAGCGGATGCTTATCCGGCGTCACTCTCCGGCGGCCAGCAGCAGCGGGTGGGAATCGGCCGGGCGATGGCGGCCAACGCTGATGTGATTCTGTTTGATGAACCGACCTCATCCCTTGATCCTCAGTGGGTCGAGGAGGTGCTGAGCCTGATGAAGCAATTAGCAGTAGAACGCCAAACGATGATCGTGGTCACCCACGAGATGCAGTTTGCTCGGGAAGTAGCCGATCAAGTGGTCTTTATGGACGACGGCGGTATCGTCGAGCAAGCCCCGCCTGAGGAGCTGTTCACCGCACCAAAAGACGAGCGAACGCGACACTTCTTGCGCAAAATTTTAGCGCCCACGGGGCAGGCGGTGCCCTAA
- a CDS encoding amino acid ABC transporter permease produces MLNLEYMWGLLPVLLRYLPLTIQMATIAMFFALIIACLLAVVRVSQVPVLNGVALLFISFFRGTPLLVQLFLFYYGLPQLINALISINGVTAAVLGLTLHFSAYMAESIRAAIVGIDRSQTEAALSIGMTQSQLMRRIILPQATRVATPTLMNYFIDMIKATSLAFTLGVTELMGATQKEAAGSFLYLEAFLLVALIYWVIVEILSWGQRRLEIYLNKAYQR; encoded by the coding sequence ATGCTTAACCTTGAGTATATGTGGGGGCTGTTGCCGGTTTTGCTGCGCTATCTGCCGCTCACAATTCAGATGGCGACAATTGCCATGTTCTTTGCGCTGATAATCGCCTGCCTGTTAGCTGTGGTGCGTGTGTCGCAAGTACCTGTGTTGAATGGCGTGGCGCTGCTGTTTATCTCTTTTTTTCGCGGCACGCCGCTGTTGGTACAGCTCTTTTTGTTTTATTACGGCCTGCCCCAGCTGATTAATGCGCTCATTTCCATTAACGGGGTGACTGCCGCTGTGTTAGGGCTAACGTTGCACTTCTCTGCCTACATGGCCGAGTCTATCCGCGCTGCTATTGTGGGTATTGACCGTAGTCAGACAGAAGCCGCGCTCTCCATCGGGATGACCCAGTCGCAACTGATGCGGCGTATCATTCTGCCCCAGGCGACCCGCGTGGCAACGCCGACGCTGATGAACTATTTCATCGACATGATCAAGGCGACCTCACTGGCCTTTACGCTTGGGGTGACTGAGTTGATGGGCGCTACCCAAAAAGAGGCTGCGGGCAGTTTCCTTTACTTGGAGGCATTCTTGCTGGTGGCGCTGATTTACTGGGTGATCGTTGAAATACTCTCCTGGGGGCAGCGTCGGTTAGAAATTTACCTGAATAAGGCCTATCAACGATGA
- a CDS encoding amino acid ABC transporter substrate-binding protein, producing the protein MPLPRKLNLTLAALSLSVASGLLAASAQADTLRVGMSGGYFPFTFVEQDELKGFEVDVMNAVGEITGDDIEFVTASFSGLAGMLESGRIDTIANQITITPEREAKYVFTSPYVYDGAQVVVRAGNDTVQGVEDLSGKSVAVNLGSNYEQLLREQPNADEIDIRTYESNIEQDVALGRVEAFVMDRVSATQVIKEKGLPLELAGQPFSTIENALPFRDDEAGREQRDRVDAALTELRESGELSEISEKWFATDITQP; encoded by the coding sequence ATGCCACTACCCCGTAAGCTTAACCTAACCCTGGCCGCCCTTTCGTTGAGCGTTGCTAGTGGGTTGTTAGCCGCCTCTGCCCAAGCCGATACACTTCGGGTCGGTATGTCCGGTGGTTATTTCCCTTTTACGTTTGTGGAGCAAGACGAGCTAAAAGGCTTTGAAGTTGATGTTATGAACGCCGTGGGTGAGATCACCGGTGATGACATTGAGTTTGTTACCGCGAGCTTCTCGGGCTTGGCGGGGATGCTGGAGTCTGGGCGTATCGATACCATTGCTAACCAGATTACGATCACCCCGGAGCGTGAAGCGAAGTATGTGTTCACTTCGCCTTACGTTTACGACGGTGCTCAGGTCGTGGTGCGGGCGGGTAATGATACTGTTCAAGGTGTGGAGGATTTATCCGGCAAAAGCGTTGCGGTTAATCTGGGCTCGAACTACGAGCAGCTACTGCGTGAACAACCGAACGCAGATGAAATCGATATTCGCACCTACGAGTCCAACATCGAGCAGGATGTGGCACTAGGCCGTGTTGAGGCATTTGTCATGGATCGCGTCAGTGCTACGCAGGTCATTAAAGAGAAAGGCCTACCATTGGAACTGGCTGGCCAGCCGTTCTCGACCATTGAGAATGCGCTGCCGTTTCGTGATGACGAGGCGGGCCGTGAGCAGCGTGACCGCGTTGATGCAGCCCTTACTGAGCTTCGTGAAAGCGGTGAGCTGAGTGAGATATCCGAAAAGTGGTTCGCTACTGATATCACTCAGCCGTAA
- a CDS encoding acyl carrier protein — MKNTIQRIFLEVFQREARGKTPPAINDDLILLESGLDSLGFAILVVELEDQLGYDPFSIADEAFYPQTFGEFVEFYEKHKP; from the coding sequence GTGAAAAACACTATTCAAAGAATTTTTCTAGAAGTTTTTCAGCGAGAAGCCAGGGGTAAGACACCTCCAGCTATCAATGACGATTTGATACTTTTAGAATCAGGGCTTGATAGCCTTGGTTTTGCTATCCTTGTTGTAGAGCTAGAAGACCAACTTGGTTATGACCCATTTTCGATAGCAGATGAAGCTTTCTATCCACAGACCTTTGGCGAGTTCGTAGAATTCTATGAAAAACACAAGCCTTAA
- a CDS encoding ANL family adenylate-forming protein, whose translation MKNTSLKSHLEVVTAASPERIAIYTPHKKISYLDICDITWDHSGSAVVVYCKDIVDQARMLIALDGTASSICPISTRMSKTDISSILNQHSFSHVVTDLPIEETALFTEKGLTIVSTSEPKPAATDEKPVEWIKTTWLVPTSGTTASPKLVLHSLDTLARMALKTTQTESMPHVWALFYDVTRFAGYQVFFQALLGGHTLVVPDLTAPMNECVKFCLLTGVTHISATATLWRKILMCPGSEKLNLQQITLGGEAADETILVALNKSFPRARITHVYASTEAGVGISVSDGKAGFPLSFLDDNAAVVQSTIRDDHLFLRSRGAGQRYAGEQSLSNEEGWINTGDLVSVEGDRFYIVGRASGVLNIGGDKVIPEQVRHVLLEHENILEAHVYGKKNPFTGTLVVADIKLRDSLDESESRVDIENFITEKLAPYQRPKVIRFIDEIKTNLTGKMVQKNEH comes from the coding sequence ATGAAAAACACAAGCCTTAAATCCCATCTTGAGGTTGTGACTGCGGCCAGTCCTGAACGTATTGCGATATATACGCCACATAAAAAAATCAGTTATTTGGATATCTGCGATATCACGTGGGATCATAGCGGCAGCGCGGTTGTTGTTTATTGTAAAGACATTGTTGATCAGGCTCGAATGCTGATTGCTTTAGACGGTACAGCATCTTCTATTTGTCCAATCAGCACACGAATGTCCAAAACGGATATTTCGAGCATTTTAAACCAACATAGCTTTTCACATGTCGTAACTGACCTACCTATTGAAGAGACAGCATTATTTACTGAGAAGGGTCTTACAATTGTTAGCACTTCAGAACCGAAGCCAGCAGCAACTGATGAGAAACCAGTAGAGTGGATTAAAACAACGTGGCTTGTGCCAACATCGGGGACGACTGCATCTCCGAAGTTAGTTCTGCATTCACTGGATACACTCGCTCGAATGGCTCTAAAAACAACTCAGACAGAATCTATGCCACACGTCTGGGCACTATTTTACGATGTTACGCGCTTTGCTGGTTACCAAGTTTTCTTTCAAGCATTGCTTGGCGGTCATACCCTAGTCGTGCCTGACCTAACAGCGCCGATGAATGAGTGTGTAAAATTTTGCTTACTTACTGGCGTAACTCATATATCTGCTACAGCTACCCTATGGCGAAAAATTTTGATGTGTCCTGGTAGTGAAAAACTCAATTTGCAGCAGATCACTTTAGGCGGTGAAGCAGCAGATGAGACAATACTAGTCGCACTAAATAAAAGTTTTCCTAGAGCACGTATTACTCATGTCTATGCCTCAACAGAAGCAGGTGTAGGGATATCTGTCAGTGACGGTAAGGCTGGCTTTCCTCTTTCATTTTTAGATGACAATGCTGCCGTAGTGCAGAGTACTATACGTGATGACCACTTATTTTTACGCTCTCGCGGCGCTGGCCAACGTTATGCTGGTGAGCAAAGCTTATCTAACGAGGAGGGCTGGATAAACACTGGCGACTTAGTAAGTGTAGAGGGAGACCGTTTTTACATTGTAGGAAGAGCAAGTGGGGTGTTAAATATTGGGGGGGACAAGGTAATACCAGAGCAAGTGAGGCACGTTCTTCTTGAGCACGAAAACATTTTAGAAGCACATGTATACGGAAAGAAAAACCCCTTCACTGGCACGTTAGTTGTAGCTGATATCAAACTACGTGATAGCTTGGATGAAAGTGAATCCAGAGTAGACATTGAAAATTTTATAACTGAAAAACTCGCACCATATCAGCGTCCTAAAGTTATTCGATTTATTGATGAAATCAAAACAAATTTAACGGGAAAAATGGTACAAAAAAATGAACACTGA
- a CDS encoding SDR family NAD(P)-dependent oxidoreductase yields the protein MNTDRQDTVVVTGAAKGLGLAISKELVAAGYNVIGIGRNVTQEFNTLPSERSHFIEFDLTQIGEIHGLVNDIMDLIGQAPYGLVNNAGTGLDGLLATQHASDISRVLALNLEAPITLTKYMVRQMMKVRRGRIVNISSIIAQTGFSGLSVYGATKAGLEGFTRSLSREVGRAGITVNCVAPGYMMTDMTQGLAGSKLESVKRRAPLGLPDPLHAAHAVRYLLEPGAEKTTGTILTVDGGSTA from the coding sequence ATGAACACTGATCGTCAAGATACAGTAGTCGTTACAGGCGCTGCAAAAGGGCTTGGTTTAGCTATATCAAAGGAACTGGTTGCAGCCGGCTATAATGTCATTGGAATCGGACGTAACGTTACGCAAGAGTTTAATACGCTGCCTAGTGAACGCAGCCATTTCATTGAATTTGACCTCACGCAGATCGGAGAAATTCATGGACTGGTAAACGATATTATGGATTTAATAGGCCAAGCCCCATACGGGCTGGTAAATAATGCTGGAACTGGCCTTGATGGCTTACTTGCCACTCAGCACGCATCTGATATTTCGCGTGTATTAGCGCTCAACTTGGAAGCACCGATCACATTGACAAAATATATGGTTCGGCAGATGATGAAAGTAAGACGTGGACGAATTGTTAATATATCATCAATAATTGCGCAGACTGGCTTTAGCGGCTTATCCGTTTATGGCGCAACTAAAGCAGGTTTAGAAGGGTTTACACGTTCTTTATCACGAGAAGTGGGCCGTGCAGGCATCACTGTAAATTGTGTAGCGCCTGGTTACATGATGACAGATATGACGCAAGGGTTAGCAGGGTCAAAGCTTGAGTCAGTCAAGCGTCGCGCGCCACTTGGTTTGCCAGATCCTTTACATGCGGCTCATGCTGTTCGATATTTGCTTGAACCCGGCGCGGAAAAAACCACTGGCACAATATTAACAGTCGATGGCGGCAGTACTGCATAA
- a CDS encoding DegT/DnrJ/EryC1/StrS family aminotransferase: protein MSDKPIYVTEPYLPPLEEFIPYLEKIWKSKRLTNNGPMHQQLEEALCEYLGVPEIALFNNGTIALLTALQALRITGEVITTPFSFVATAHSLTWNGITPVFVDIDPNTFNLDPKKIEAAITSRTTAIMPVHCYGNPCDVNAIQEIADKYNLKVIYDAAHAFGVQDEGGSILRHGDLSAISFHATKVFNTFEGGAIICPDKKTKQHINNLKNFGFVDEVTVVAPGINGKMSEVNSAFGLLQLKYIDAALESRKLVDKHYRDALSEIKGIRLLKPLDLEKHNFSYFPIVIDKEYPISRDKLYFLLREKNIYARRYFYPLISNTTHYNSRFKENHLKNAKSISEKVICLPIFPEIEKIALSEISSVISNPIKR, encoded by the coding sequence ATGAGCGATAAACCAATTTATGTGACAGAGCCTTACCTTCCACCGCTAGAAGAGTTCATTCCATATTTAGAAAAGATATGGAAAAGCAAGCGTCTCACTAATAATGGGCCAATGCACCAACAGCTTGAAGAAGCCCTGTGCGAGTACCTAGGAGTACCTGAAATAGCGCTTTTCAATAACGGAACTATAGCGCTCCTAACTGCTTTACAGGCACTGAGAATTACTGGCGAAGTTATTACTACGCCCTTCTCATTCGTAGCAACGGCACATTCCTTGACTTGGAACGGCATTACACCTGTTTTTGTTGACATTGATCCTAACACTTTCAACCTTGATCCTAAAAAAATTGAAGCTGCCATTACCTCTCGCACTACAGCGATCATGCCCGTTCATTGCTATGGAAATCCGTGTGATGTAAATGCTATTCAGGAAATTGCGGATAAATATAATCTCAAAGTTATTTATGACGCTGCGCATGCTTTCGGTGTTCAAGACGAAGGAGGCAGTATCTTAAGACATGGTGATTTAAGCGCGATAAGCTTCCATGCTACTAAAGTATTTAACACTTTCGAAGGCGGCGCTATCATTTGCCCTGATAAAAAAACGAAACAACATATCAATAACTTGAAAAACTTTGGTTTCGTTGACGAAGTTACCGTTGTTGCGCCAGGTATTAATGGAAAGATGAGTGAAGTGAATTCAGCATTTGGTTTACTTCAGTTGAAATATATTGACGCAGCTCTTGAAAGTAGAAAGTTAGTAGACAAGCACTACAGGGATGCGTTAAGTGAAATAAAAGGTATTAGATTATTGAAGCCCTTAGACCTTGAGAAGCATAATTTTTCTTATTTCCCAATAGTAATAGACAAGGAATATCCGATAAGCAGAGATAAACTTTACTTTTTATTAAGAGAAAAAAATATTTACGCACGCAGGTATTTTTATCCATTAATTAGCAACACCACCCATTACAATAGCAGATTTAAAGAAAATCATCTGAAAAATGCGAAGTCAATTTCTGAAAAGGTTATATGTTTACCTATTTTTCCGGAAATAGAGAAGATAGCGCTTTCAGAGATTTCATCAGTTATTAGCAATCCAATTAAAAGGTAA
- the pseI gene encoding pseudaminic acid synthase, giving the protein MTNVVIAGKTIGPNQPTYIIAEMSANHNGNIETAFRIIEEAKKAGADALKIQTYTPDTITLNSDLPDFQIKGGLWDGKTLYELYDWAHTPWDWHKPLFEHAKKIGIPIFSSPFDTTAVDLLEDLNSPAYKIASFEAVDLALIRYVAATGKPMIISTGMANAEEIEEAITAAREGGCKELAILHCVSGYPAPAEDYNLKTIPDMIKRFGLVTGLSDHTLDNTTAIASIAMGASLIEKHFTLDRNGGGPDDSFSLEPADLAALCKNSKVAWKALGHVNYSRKASEQGNVQFRRSLYFVKDLKAGDVITEDAVRSVRPGYGLPPKMLKEILGKKVTQDVKSNTPVR; this is encoded by the coding sequence ATGACTAATGTAGTAATAGCCGGTAAGACAATTGGTCCTAATCAGCCTACCTACATCATAGCCGAAATGTCAGCCAACCATAATGGCAATATTGAAACGGCTTTTCGTATAATAGAAGAAGCCAAAAAAGCGGGTGCTGATGCCCTAAAAATTCAGACATACACACCGGATACTATCACGCTGAACTCCGATCTACCTGATTTCCAGATTAAAGGCGGCCTCTGGGATGGAAAAACTTTGTATGAGCTTTATGACTGGGCACATACACCTTGGGATTGGCATAAACCTCTATTCGAACACGCTAAAAAGATAGGTATTCCAATTTTCAGCTCCCCCTTTGATACAACCGCTGTAGATCTGCTGGAAGACCTGAATTCACCAGCCTATAAAATTGCCTCCTTCGAAGCGGTCGACTTAGCGCTTATTCGCTATGTCGCAGCTACCGGCAAGCCCATGATTATATCTACCGGCATGGCCAATGCAGAGGAAATTGAGGAAGCTATCACAGCCGCGAGAGAAGGTGGATGTAAAGAGTTAGCCATTTTACATTGTGTGAGTGGCTATCCTGCTCCTGCCGAAGATTACAATTTAAAAACGATTCCAGACATGATAAAGCGTTTTGGATTGGTCACAGGGTTGTCTGATCATACACTGGATAACACAACCGCTATTGCCAGCATTGCGATGGGGGCATCTCTTATTGAAAAACACTTCACACTTGATCGTAACGGAGGTGGCCCAGACGATAGCTTCTCACTAGAGCCCGCTGATTTGGCAGCATTATGCAAGAACAGTAAAGTCGCCTGGAAAGCCCTCGGCCATGTTAACTATAGTAGGAAAGCCAGCGAGCAGGGTAATGTTCAATTTCGTCGCTCACTTTATTTCGTTAAGGATTTGAAAGCAGGAGATGTTATTACAGAAGATGCCGTAAGAAGCGTAAGACCCGGATATGGTTTGCCTCCCAAAATGTTAAAAGAGATATTAGGAAAGAAAGTAACTCAGGATGTTAAGTCGAATACCCCGGTTCGCTAA
- a CDS encoding formyltransferase family protein, producing the protein MKITILCSDASHPVNVYLKRWMQQHKAVHEIELARSRSELTGGDFLFLVSCSDIIKQQHRRGYNYTLVLHASDLPYGRGWSPHVWELVNGAREITLSLLEAENQVDTGRIWRKRKIPIEKTALWYEANHLLFEAELELMTEAIEQLNQIDPQPQSDIAVPSYYRCRGPQDSQINPEKSISEQFDLLRMCDPDRYPAWFEVHGQKYKITLEKLNND; encoded by the coding sequence ATGAAGATCACCATTTTATGTAGCGACGCTAGCCACCCTGTTAACGTGTACTTGAAGCGTTGGATGCAGCAGCACAAGGCAGTACATGAGATTGAACTTGCGCGCTCCCGATCAGAGCTCACTGGCGGAGATTTTTTATTTTTAGTTTCCTGTTCTGACATTATTAAGCAACAACATCGAAGAGGGTACAACTATACTCTAGTTCTGCACGCTAGCGATCTACCATATGGCCGCGGGTGGAGCCCTCATGTTTGGGAATTAGTGAATGGTGCCAGAGAAATTACCTTAAGCCTCTTGGAAGCTGAAAATCAAGTAGATACCGGCCGAATCTGGCGCAAACGAAAAATCCCGATAGAGAAAACCGCCCTTTGGTACGAAGCGAATCATTTGCTTTTCGAGGCAGAGCTTGAGTTAATGACAGAGGCTATTGAGCAATTAAATCAAATCGATCCACAACCTCAGAGTGACATTGCCGTGCCTAGCTATTATCGGTGTCGAGGTCCACAAGATAGTCAAATAAATCCTGAGAAATCTATATCAGAACAGTTTGATCTACTACGGATGTGTGACCCGGATCGTTACCCAGCCTGGTTCGAGGTGCATGGACAAAAATACAAGATTACTTTGGAGAAGCTGAATAATGACTAA